The Carnobacterium sp. 17-4 genome has a window encoding:
- a CDS encoding GNAT family N-acetyltransferase, with protein sequence MGDMKSLILREATVSDNFIIEDYTIEETPYTVKPMDGMTESLHESEKHPILVLEGNKMVAFFILQTGDTILNYVSNPHAILLKAHSVDKQYLKQGYGKASLEKLPRFINEHFPSITEIILLIDYDNISGQMMYIKSGFKDTRNKVKELDGYKFVYSKKLTNEMSSN encoded by the coding sequence ATGGGTGATATGAAAAGTCTAATTTTAAGAGAAGCAACGGTAAGCGATAATTTTATAATAGAAGACTATACAATAGAAGAAACACCATATACAGTGAAACCTATGGATGGTATGACAGAAAGTTTACATGAAAGTGAAAAACATCCGATTCTAGTGTTAGAAGGGAATAAAATGGTGGCTTTTTTTATCCTTCAAACTGGAGACACTATTCTAAATTACGTTTCAAATCCTCATGCGATTTTATTAAAAGCCCATTCGGTTGATAAGCAGTATCTAAAACAAGGATATGGAAAAGCTTCATTAGAAAAACTACCTAGGTTTATTAACGAACATTTTCCTTCTATTACTGAAATTATTTTGTTGATTGATTACGATAACATTAGTGGACAAATGATGTATATAAAATCTGGATTTAAAGATACTAGAAATAAAGTGAAAGAGTTGGATGGCTATAAATTTGTTTACTCAAAAAAACTGACAAATGAAATGAGTTCGAATTAG
- a CDS encoding quaternary amine ABC transporter ATP-binding protein, producing MSKITVENVSKVFGKKTTQALEMLKEQKSKQEILKETGATVGVNNVSFTVEEGEIFVIMGLSGSGKSTLVRMFNRLIDPTKGDIYIDDENLSKMDKKALRQVRREKLSMVFQNFGLFPHRTILENTEYGLEIQGVDKAERQQKAQKALDNAGLGEYKDQYPNQLSGGMQQRVGLARALANDPEILLMDEAFSALDPLIRREMQDELIELQSKVKKTIIFITHDLNEALRIGDKIALMKDGSIVQIGSPEEILTNPANDYVEKFVEDVDRSKVLTAENIMQRPETLNIKNHGPRFALEQMRSEGISSILVVDSQRNLLGYITAEDASDARKNNITTIENILKKDIPTVTRTTSMNDIFSVIHDATTPVAVVDDGKLVGIIVRGAVIAALAGESEVLENV from the coding sequence TTGTCAAAAATAACTGTTGAAAATGTATCGAAAGTTTTTGGTAAAAAAACAACACAAGCCTTAGAAATGTTGAAAGAACAAAAATCTAAGCAAGAAATTTTAAAAGAAACGGGGGCCACTGTTGGGGTTAATAACGTTAGTTTCACTGTTGAAGAAGGTGAAATTTTTGTTATTATGGGATTATCTGGTAGTGGAAAATCAACTCTTGTTCGAATGTTTAATCGTTTAATCGATCCTACAAAAGGAGATATCTATATAGATGATGAGAATCTCTCTAAAATGGATAAAAAAGCTTTACGTCAAGTCAGAAGAGAAAAACTAAGTATGGTTTTCCAAAACTTTGGTCTCTTTCCTCACCGGACAATTCTAGAAAATACAGAGTATGGCCTAGAAATCCAAGGTGTTGACAAAGCTGAAAGACAGCAAAAAGCTCAAAAAGCTCTAGATAATGCAGGTTTAGGTGAATATAAAGATCAATACCCTAATCAACTATCTGGCGGAATGCAACAACGTGTAGGATTAGCACGTGCTTTAGCGAATGATCCTGAAATCTTATTAATGGACGAAGCTTTCTCAGCATTAGACCCATTGATTCGTCGTGAAATGCAAGATGAATTAATCGAACTTCAATCTAAAGTGAAAAAGACGATTATTTTTATTACTCATGATCTAAACGAAGCTTTAAGAATCGGTGATAAAATTGCCTTAATGAAAGATGGATCAATCGTACAAATCGGTTCTCCTGAAGAAATATTAACTAACCCAGCTAATGATTACGTTGAAAAATTTGTTGAAGACGTTGATCGTTCTAAAGTATTAACAGCTGAAAATATTATGCAACGTCCTGAAACATTGAATATAAAAAATCATGGTCCGCGTTTTGCACTTGAGCAAATGCGTAGTGAGGGAATATCCAGCATCCTAGTAGTAGATAGCCAACGTAACCTTCTAGGTTATATCACGGCAGAAGATGCTTCAGATGCTCGTAAGAATAATATTACAACAATTGAAAACATCCTGAAAAAAGACATCCCAACTGTTACTAGAACAACTTCCATGAACGATATCTTTTCAGTTATTCATGATGCAACTACTCCCGTAGCAGTTGTAGATGATGGTAAGTTAGTTGGTATAATTGTCAGAGGCGCTGTAATAGCTGCCCTTGCAGGAGAGAGTGAGGTGCTTGAAAATGTCTAG
- the thiT gene encoding energy-coupled thiamine transporter ThiT — MRNDRLRVWIEGTIFAALAIVLSLIPTNIGTGFTISLGMIPLTLFAFRRGFAAGTAAGFLWGILHFLIGNASILHPLQGFIEYFVAFAFVGFAGVVRKPLQLAFKENNQFKQYQFILIGTIIGTVARFFWHFIAGYYFWGSYAPKGMNPIWYSFIANGGSALATGIATSVVLFIMAKTTPTLFLPKK, encoded by the coding sequence TTGAGAAATGATCGATTACGAGTTTGGATAGAAGGTACAATATTTGCGGCTTTAGCGATTGTATTGTCCCTGATTCCAACAAATATTGGGACAGGTTTTACTATTTCTTTAGGTATGATTCCATTGACCTTGTTTGCATTTAGACGTGGTTTTGCGGCAGGAACTGCAGCAGGTTTTCTTTGGGGGATACTTCATTTTTTAATAGGAAATGCTAGCATCTTACATCCATTACAAGGATTTATAGAATATTTTGTTGCTTTTGCATTTGTTGGTTTTGCGGGTGTAGTTAGGAAACCTTTACAACTTGCTTTTAAAGAAAATAATCAATTCAAGCAATATCAATTTATTTTAATTGGAACGATTATTGGTACAGTGGCCCGTTTCTTTTGGCACTTTATTGCAGGTTATTATTTCTGGGGAAGCTATGCTCCAAAAGGTATGAATCCCATTTGGTACTCGTTTATTGCGAATGGTGGTAGTGCTTTAGCAACGGGAATAGCTACTAGTGTAGTATTATTCATCATGGCCAAAACGACGCCAACTTTATTTTTACCAAAAAAATAA
- a CDS encoding aspartate-semialdehyde dehydrogenase → MNGYTIAVVGATGAVGTKMIQMLEQANFPINEVKLLASKRSAGKKALFNGKEIEIQETTANSFENVDIALFSAGGSISKQFAPEAVKRGAVVIDNTSAYRMDAEVPLVVPEVNEEAIRSHKGIIANPNCSTIQMMVALEPIRKQYGLDRVIVSTYQAVSGAGVSAVKEMKEQAQHMLNGEPYEAAILPSGGDKKHFPIAFNALPQIDLFTEDGYTFEELKMINETKKIMGDDNIKVSATCVRIPVISGHSESVYIEVKEDGASVASIQELMKKAPGVELQDDPANQVYPTALEAEGKKETFVGRIRKDRDLDKGYHMWIVSDNLIKGAAWNSVQIAESLHKLKLIKTNN, encoded by the coding sequence ATGAATGGATATACTATTGCAGTCGTAGGAGCTACGGGAGCTGTAGGAACAAAAATGATTCAAATGTTGGAGCAAGCCAATTTTCCAATTAATGAAGTGAAACTCTTAGCCTCGAAACGATCAGCTGGGAAAAAAGCTTTATTTAATGGAAAAGAAATCGAAATCCAAGAAACAACGGCGAATTCTTTTGAGAATGTTGATATTGCATTGTTTAGTGCAGGTGGATCGATTTCAAAACAATTTGCTCCCGAAGCGGTAAAACGTGGCGCAGTTGTCATTGACAATACAAGCGCATACCGAATGGATGCTGAAGTACCTTTAGTCGTTCCTGAAGTAAATGAGGAGGCAATTCGTTCTCATAAAGGAATTATTGCTAATCCGAATTGCTCAACGATTCAAATGATGGTTGCACTAGAACCGATTCGCAAACAATATGGATTAGATCGGGTCATCGTTTCAACGTATCAAGCAGTAAGCGGAGCTGGAGTTTCAGCTGTTAAAGAAATGAAAGAACAAGCACAACATATGTTAAATGGTGAGCCTTATGAAGCGGCTATTTTACCATCAGGTGGAGATAAAAAACATTTTCCAATTGCTTTCAATGCATTGCCACAAATCGATTTGTTTACTGAAGACGGTTATACATTTGAAGAGTTGAAAATGATCAATGAAACCAAAAAAATTATGGGTGATGATAACATAAAAGTTTCTGCAACATGCGTCCGTATTCCAGTCATTTCAGGACACTCGGAGTCTGTTTATATTGAAGTGAAAGAAGATGGAGCTAGTGTAGCTTCTATTCAAGAGCTTATGAAAAAAGCACCAGGTGTTGAACTTCAAGATGATCCTGCTAACCAAGTTTATCCAACAGCATTAGAAGCAGAAGGCAAGAAAGAAACATTTGTTGGAAGGATACGGAAAGATCGTGACTTAGACAAAGGTTATCATATGTGGATCGTTTCTGATAATTTAATCAAAGGTGCAGCTTGGAATTCTGTTCAAATTGCTGAAAGCTTACACAAGTTAAAATTAATTAAAACAAATAATTAA
- a CDS encoding HD domain-containing protein has protein sequence MLTQLQKNIINETEEYVYQLLKDDASGHDWWHIDRVRNLTKSIAQKEKGNIDLFVCEMAALLHDVADGKLNKTEAEGENKVRVWLSRFSLIEPEIEQIMGIILHMSYKGGTNKVVLSSIEGQIVQDADRLDALGAIGIARTMAYSGSKNRLIHDPAKKPRNQLTIEDYRSGEDTAIMHFYEKLLKLKNKMNTSIGKEMAKKRHAYMEAYLEEFYAEWDGKK, from the coding sequence ATGTTAACGCAATTGCAAAAAAACATAATAAATGAGACAGAAGAATATGTCTACCAACTTTTAAAAGATGATGCTAGCGGTCATGATTGGTGGCATATTGACCGTGTTCGAAATCTAACTAAAAGTATAGCGCAAAAGGAAAAAGGAAATATTGATCTTTTTGTTTGTGAAATGGCAGCTCTCTTACATGACGTAGCAGACGGCAAGTTAAATAAGACAGAAGCTGAAGGAGAAAATAAGGTTAGAGTATGGCTTTCTAGATTTTCACTAATCGAACCAGAAATCGAACAGATAATGGGAATTATTCTTCATATGTCTTATAAGGGCGGAACAAATAAAGTGGTACTATCTTCTATAGAAGGACAAATTGTTCAAGACGCAGATCGATTGGATGCATTGGGCGCAATTGGAATTGCACGAACTATGGCTTACTCGGGCTCAAAAAATCGCTTAATCCATGATCCAGCGAAAAAACCACGAAATCAGCTTACAATTGAAGACTATCGTTCTGGAGAAGATACAGCAATTATGCATTTTTATGAAAAATTATTAAAATTAAAAAATAAGATGAATACGAGTATTGGAAAAGAAATGGCTAAAAAAAGACATGCTTACATGGAAGCATACTTAGAAGAGTTTTACGCTGAGTGGGATGGTAAAAAATAA
- a CDS encoding ribonuclease J — MSTIKIIPLGGVRENGKNMYAVEVDEDIFVLDCGLMFPETELLGIDVVIPDFSYLEENKNRVTAVFLTHGHEDAIGALPYFLQKFDVPVFGTELTIALAKLFVEKDSQVSTFDDYHIVDENTEIEFGDVVASFFRTSHTIPDSVGVALKTDEGSIVYTGDFKFDQSAKPMYQSNLSRIADIGKNKVLALLSDSSEAESPVENISDLKVAEEVLDTFQNASGRIIVASVASNILRIQQVFDAAHKSHKKIFITGSNLEEIVQIAMQLNKLQLPNEDLIVPITEIEKYSDHEIVVLETGVTGEPIKTLTRMAKGKHSQVNIKEGDLVYIVTSPSTAMEVTVAQAENLIYRAGGTVKQISDNLKASGHATPNDLKLMINLIKPTYFIPVQGEYRMLSAHAKLAHEVGMPYKNIFIPGKGDIMEYKNERMHVAGQVTAGNTMVDGIGIGDIGNIVLRDRKLLSEDGIFVAVVTINRRKSKIISGPEVMTRGFVYVKENTDLINQSNEIIREVVEENLNRKEFEWSRLKQEIRDALNKHLFEQTRRRPVILPIIMETSSRNRKN; from the coding sequence ATGAGCACAATAAAAATTATCCCACTAGGGGGCGTGCGTGAAAATGGAAAAAACATGTATGCTGTTGAGGTGGATGAAGACATATTTGTTTTAGATTGTGGATTAATGTTTCCAGAAACAGAATTATTAGGAATTGATGTAGTCATTCCTGACTTTAGTTATTTAGAAGAAAATAAAAACCGTGTTACAGCTGTGTTTCTAACTCATGGTCATGAAGATGCAATTGGAGCACTACCTTATTTTCTTCAAAAATTTGATGTTCCAGTATTTGGAACTGAATTAACAATAGCTTTAGCAAAATTATTTGTTGAAAAAGATAGTCAAGTTAGTACTTTTGATGATTATCATATTGTTGATGAAAATACAGAGATTGAATTTGGAGATGTTGTGGCTAGTTTCTTTAGAACATCCCATACTATTCCAGATTCTGTTGGGGTAGCTCTTAAGACCGACGAAGGAAGCATTGTCTACACAGGTGATTTTAAGTTTGATCAAAGTGCAAAACCAATGTACCAAAGTAATTTATCACGCATTGCAGATATTGGTAAAAATAAGGTTTTAGCTTTATTGAGTGATTCAAGTGAAGCTGAGAGCCCTGTTGAAAATATAAGCGATCTAAAAGTAGCTGAAGAAGTATTGGATACATTCCAAAATGCTAGTGGGCGTATTATTGTTGCCAGCGTAGCTAGTAATATCTTGCGTATCCAACAAGTATTTGACGCTGCTCACAAATCGCACAAGAAAATTTTCATCACGGGAAGCAATCTTGAAGAAATCGTTCAAATTGCTATGCAACTGAATAAGCTTCAATTGCCAAATGAAGATTTGATTGTTCCAATAACAGAAATTGAAAAATACAGTGATCACGAAATTGTTGTGTTAGAAACGGGCGTTACTGGCGAGCCGATTAAAACGTTAACACGTATGGCAAAAGGAAAGCACTCTCAAGTAAATATTAAAGAGGGCGATCTAGTTTATATCGTAACAAGCCCATCGACAGCAATGGAAGTAACGGTTGCTCAAGCAGAAAACTTGATTTATCGTGCTGGTGGAACGGTAAAACAAATTTCAGATAATTTGAAAGCTTCTGGCCATGCTACTCCTAACGATTTAAAATTAATGATCAATCTGATTAAACCTACTTACTTTATTCCAGTTCAAGGAGAATATCGTATGCTTTCGGCTCATGCAAAACTTGCACATGAAGTTGGAATGCCTTATAAAAATATATTCATACCAGGTAAAGGCGATATCATGGAATACAAAAATGAGCGTATGCATGTAGCTGGTCAAGTTACAGCAGGGAATACAATGGTCGATGGTATTGGAATTGGTGATATTGGAAATATTGTTTTACGCGACCGTAAATTGTTATCTGAAGATGGTATTTTTGTAGCGGTAGTTACTATTAACCGTAGAAAAAGTAAAATTATTTCAGGTCCTGAAGTCATGACTAGAGGTTTCGTATACGTTAAAGAAAATACAGATCTAATTAATCAAAGTAATGAGATTATTAGAGAAGTAGTAGAAGAGAATTTAAATCGTAAAGAATTTGAATGGAGTCGTTTGAAGCAAGAAATTAGAGATGCTTTGAATAAACATCTCTTTGAACAAACACGTAGACGTCCAGTTATTCTACCAATTATTATGGAAACAAGTTCGCGCAACCGTAAAAATTAA
- the cls gene encoding cardiolipin synthase: MNIIIYIILGLYFLNVLLSIITVFREKRDIAATWAWLLVLILLPGIGFIFYLFIGKKLTREKIFDINSQENIGMPELVQAQKEMLADDEELLSGKQATENAKEMASLFLESDESILTKGNKIELFTDGAKKFDSLIEDISKAEHHIHMVYYIIHNDKIGKRVLEALEERAAAGVEVLVIYDALGSRSLRPKFFKNLKKLGGKAEPFFGSKLPIINLRFNYRNHRKIVIIDGKIGYTGGFNVGDEYLGEYKKFGYWRDTHLKIQGNAVLALQTRFLMDWNAAVSKHKLEYEENYFPLIDKKGHTNVQVVSSGPDSDLEQIKKGYIKMISMAKESVFIQTPYFVPDDSVLESIQIAVMSGIDVKIMIPNKPDHPFIYRATMYYAEEMVDAGAEVYIYDNGFLHAKTVVVDGDICSIGTANFDIRSFKLNFEVNVFIYDDKIAKQQQQLFYDDMKKSYLLTKEILDNQSKWLKFKQIFSRLFSPIL, translated from the coding sequence ATGAACATTATAATATACATAATTTTAGGGCTCTACTTTCTAAATGTTTTACTTTCTATCATAACAGTATTTCGTGAAAAACGTGATATTGCAGCTACTTGGGCTTGGTTACTTGTGCTTATTCTTTTACCAGGTATAGGTTTTATTTTTTATTTATTTATCGGGAAAAAATTGACCCGTGAAAAAATATTTGATATTAATTCGCAAGAAAATATAGGGATGCCAGAGCTTGTGCAAGCCCAGAAAGAAATGCTAGCTGATGATGAAGAATTATTATCTGGAAAACAAGCTACTGAAAATGCAAAAGAAATGGCTAGTTTGTTTTTAGAAAGTGATGAATCTATTTTAACAAAAGGAAACAAGATTGAGTTATTTACTGATGGAGCAAAAAAATTTGATTCATTAATTGAAGATATTTCTAAAGCAGAACACCATATTCATATGGTTTATTACATTATTCATAATGATAAAATTGGAAAACGAGTTCTTGAAGCATTAGAAGAACGCGCAGCTGCAGGAGTAGAAGTTCTTGTCATCTATGATGCATTAGGATCTAGATCTTTAAGACCCAAATTTTTTAAAAACTTGAAAAAATTAGGTGGAAAAGCTGAACCATTTTTTGGATCTAAGCTACCAATTATTAATCTACGGTTTAACTATCGGAATCACCGTAAAATTGTAATAATTGACGGAAAAATTGGTTATACCGGTGGTTTCAATGTAGGTGACGAATACTTAGGCGAATATAAGAAATTTGGCTACTGGAGAGATACTCACTTGAAGATCCAAGGAAATGCAGTGTTAGCTTTACAAACTCGCTTTTTGATGGACTGGAATGCAGCTGTTTCAAAACATAAATTGGAATACGAAGAAAATTATTTTCCATTGATTGATAAAAAAGGACACACAAATGTTCAAGTGGTATCTAGTGGTCCTGATTCAGATCTTGAACAAATAAAAAAAGGCTACATCAAGATGATTAGTATGGCTAAAGAGTCAGTTTTCATACAAACACCGTATTTTGTTCCAGATGATTCAGTGTTAGAATCTATCCAAATTGCCGTTATGTCTGGGATTGACGTAAAAATTATGATACCGAATAAACCAGATCATCCCTTTATCTATCGTGCAACAATGTACTACGCAGAAGAGATGGTGGATGCTGGAGCAGAAGTGTACATCTATGATAATGGGTTTCTGCATGCAAAAACTGTTGTTGTTGATGGAGATATTTGTTCAATTGGTACAGCCAATTTTGATATCCGAAGCTTTAAATTAAATTTTGAAGTGAATGTCTTTATTTACGATGATAAAATTGCAAAGCAACAGCAACAATTGTTCTACGATGATATGAAAAAAAGTTATTTGTTAACTAAAGAAATCTTAGACAATCAATCTAAATGGTTAAAATTCAAACAAATTTTTTCACGGTTATTTTCTCCAATTTTATAA
- the dapA gene encoding 4-hydroxy-tetrahydrodipicolinate synthase has product MDLKKARIITAMTTPFDEEGSIDYGRLEKLINFLLENGTEGLVVGGTTGESPTLTHDEKLDLYRKTVELVARRVPIIAGTGSFNTAETIAFTKEVETLAGIDAALVVTPYYSKPNQAGLYAHFEAVAKSTRLPIIIYNVPGRTSVSIDPKTTIKLSSIENIIGVKECLGLDALSEEIEQTPDDFLVYTGEDGNAFPAKCIGATGVISVASHVLGNEMSEMYNLLQEGSMAEAAQIHRQLVPKMNSLFTVPSPAPVKFALNHLGINVGSLRLPLVPCTKAEENHVLTELNWTK; this is encoded by the coding sequence TTGGATTTAAAAAAAGCACGCATTATAACCGCTATGACTACACCATTTGATGAAGAAGGATCAATTGATTATGGACGATTAGAAAAGTTGATCAACTTCTTACTTGAAAATGGAACAGAAGGATTAGTAGTGGGAGGCACAACTGGAGAATCTCCTACATTAACTCATGATGAAAAGTTAGACTTATACCGTAAGACAGTTGAATTAGTTGCAAGACGTGTACCAATCATTGCTGGTACGGGGTCATTTAACACTGCTGAGACGATTGCTTTTACAAAAGAGGTTGAAACCCTTGCAGGCATAGATGCGGCACTAGTAGTGACGCCATACTACAGTAAGCCTAACCAAGCTGGTTTGTATGCTCATTTTGAAGCAGTAGCTAAAAGTACTAGACTGCCGATCATCATCTATAACGTCCCCGGACGGACTAGTGTTTCGATTGATCCTAAGACGACAATTAAACTTTCATCGATTGAAAATATTATTGGTGTGAAAGAATGTTTAGGTTTAGATGCTTTAAGCGAAGAAATTGAACAAACACCAGATGACTTTTTAGTTTATACTGGTGAAGATGGTAATGCTTTTCCTGCTAAATGCATCGGAGCAACGGGCGTTATTTCTGTAGCAAGTCATGTTTTAGGGAATGAGATGTCTGAAATGTACAACTTGTTGCAAGAAGGATCTATGGCTGAAGCTGCACAGATTCATCGTCAACTAGTGCCTAAAATGAATAGTTTATTTACTGTTCCTTCTCCAGCACCTGTTAAATTTGCGTTAAACCACTTAGGTATTAACGTCGGTAGTTTGAGATTGCCATTAGTACCTTGTACAAAAGCAGAAGAAAATCATGTGTTAACTGAATTAAATTGGACAAAATAA